The following coding sequences are from one Gammaproteobacteria bacterium window:
- the ubiE gene encoding bifunctional demethylmenaquinone methyltransferase/2-methoxy-6-polyprenyl-1,4-benzoquinol methylase UbiE, giving the protein MKPDDPSEKTQSTDFGYQQVSFAEKTAKVAQVFHSVADKYDMMNDLMSLGVHRLWKRYTVELANVRAGQQVLDLAGGTGDLAKQFAKKVGSQGAVVLADINEAMLKKGRERLIDKGIVGNISYAQVNAEALPFPDNHFDLITIAFGLRNVTHKEIALKEMYRVLKPGGKALILEFSKVTVPGLASLYDAWSFKMLPFLGQMVAKDADSYRYLAESVRKHPNQETLRVMLETAGFENCDYHNLTGGIVAIHRGYKS; this is encoded by the coding sequence ATGAAGCCTGATGATCCTTCAGAAAAAACCCAATCCACTGATTTTGGCTACCAGCAAGTTTCATTTGCTGAAAAAACCGCCAAAGTAGCGCAAGTGTTTCATTCTGTGGCCGATAAATATGACATGATGAATGATTTAATGTCGCTTGGGGTGCACAGATTATGGAAACGCTATACTGTGGAATTAGCAAATGTTAGAGCGGGTCAACAAGTTTTAGATTTGGCGGGTGGTACAGGTGATTTAGCTAAACAATTTGCCAAAAAAGTGGGTTCACAAGGTGCTGTGGTGTTGGCAGATATCAATGAGGCCATGCTAAAAAAAGGGCGGGAGCGATTAATTGATAAGGGTATTGTGGGTAATATTAGCTATGCGCAGGTCAATGCTGAAGCACTACCCTTTCCTGATAATCATTTTGATTTGATAACCATCGCTTTTGGTTTGCGCAATGTGACGCATAAGGAAATTGCGCTTAAAGAAATGTATCGTGTCTTAAAGCCTGGGGGTAAGGCACTTATTTTAGAATTTTCCAAAGTCACAGTGCCGGGATTAGCCTCTTTATATGATGCCTGGTCATTTAAGATGCTGCCATTTTTGGGTCAAATGGTGGCAAAAGATGCGGATAGCTACCGTTATTTAGCAGAATCGGTTCGTAAACATCCGAATCAAGAAACCCTGAGGGTGATGTTGGAAACAGCAGGTTTTGAAAATTGTGACTATCACAATCTTACTGGGGGGATTGTGGCGATACATCGTGGCTATAAAAGCTGA
- a CDS encoding phosphodiester glycosidase family protein — protein sequence MRLRQFINIFLMVWCVIASVSIWAEPTRWQTVQPGLEYTRISDFPGFPGGSIHAFRIDLKYYNFKLALTQKADQTSQIPELMQQQGAVIAVNGGFFSPEFKPLGLRISEGQELNPLKGTPWWGVFYIVGQQAHIVARNAYKPNTLSDFAIQAGPRLLVDGVIPGLSPNIDFRTALGITEQGQVILLATDNVLLSTAGLADIMRRSSANGGLACIAAINLDGGHSTQLYTRLKNLALQVPSYAPVADAILVMPRQGQE from the coding sequence ATGCGGTTAAGGCAATTCATAAATATCTTTTTAATGGTTTGGTGTGTCATAGCTTCTGTCAGTATTTGGGCAGAGCCCACCCGTTGGCAAACTGTGCAGCCAGGACTTGAGTATACGCGTATCAGTGATTTCCCGGGATTTCCAGGGGGATCTATACATGCCTTTCGGATTGATCTGAAATACTATAATTTTAAATTGGCGTTGACTCAAAAAGCGGATCAAACCAGTCAGATTCCAGAGTTGATGCAGCAACAAGGCGCTGTCATCGCAGTGAATGGCGGATTTTTTTCGCCCGAATTCAAGCCATTGGGGTTACGCATCAGTGAAGGTCAGGAACTGAATCCTTTAAAAGGTACGCCATGGTGGGGTGTGTTTTATATCGTTGGGCAACAAGCACATATTGTGGCTAGAAATGCTTATAAACCCAATACACTCAGCGATTTCGCTATTCAAGCGGGTCCGCGATTACTGGTTGATGGCGTTATTCCTGGGTTAAGTCCGAATATTGATTTCCGTACAGCATTGGGCATCACAGAGCAGGGTCAGGTTATTTTGTTGGCGACTGATAATGTGTTGTTATCAACGGCAGGTTTGGCGGATATTATGCGCAGGTCTTCTGCAAATGGCGGTTTGGCGTGTATAGCTGCCATCAATCTAGACGGGGGTCACTCGACGCAGTTATATACACGATTGAAAAACTTAGCACTGCAGGTGCCAAGTTATGCACCTGTCGCTGATGCAATTCTCGTCATGCCGCGGCAAGGGCAGGAATGA
- the murD gene encoding UDP-N-acetylmuramoyl-L-alanine--D-glutamate ligase — translation MKIDATHSNLHDLQVIVGLGKTGLSCAHWLAAHHFNIAVTDSRDNPPGLTELQAQFPLVPVITGHFDTQLCQKASRLIVSPGVSLREPAVAAAIAQGIPAIGDIELFAKAHTAPVIAITGSNGKSTVTTLVGEMARQAGKEVEVGGNLGTPALDLLTSKTTELFVLELSSFQLETTYSLKPAAAVILNLSEDHMDRYDSMTDYLKAKQRIYAGCATTIINRDDPITWQNLTFEKTLSFGLDEPQEGQFGLRNVEGNYYLARGTENLLATSNLKIKGRHQLANALAALALGEAVSLPMPAMLEALKNFQGLTHRCQWVAHYHGVDWYNDSKATNVGAAKPAIEGLGADIQGKLVVIAGGLGKNADFSPLKDTMKKYVRQLILIGKDAPLMANALKGSVNIEQASTMEQAVTLAQQQAQPGDAVILAPACASFDMFNNFEHRGEVFMSAVRALA, via the coding sequence ATGAAAATTGACGCTACTCACTCCAATCTCCATGACTTACAAGTCATTGTCGGTTTAGGCAAAACCGGCTTGTCGTGCGCACATTGGCTAGCAGCGCATCATTTCAACATCGCTGTAACTGACAGTAGAGACAATCCTCCAGGATTGACGGAATTGCAGGCGCAATTTCCTTTAGTCCCGGTTATCACCGGCCATTTTGATACGCAACTGTGCCAAAAAGCCAGTCGACTCATTGTCAGCCCTGGCGTTTCCTTACGTGAGCCCGCCGTTGCAGCAGCGATTGCCCAAGGCATTCCCGCCATTGGCGATATTGAGTTATTTGCAAAGGCACATACTGCCCCCGTTATCGCCATTACCGGTTCCAACGGCAAAAGCACAGTAACCACTTTGGTCGGTGAAATGGCGCGCCAAGCGGGTAAAGAGGTAGAGGTTGGTGGAAATCTCGGCACACCAGCACTGGATCTATTAACCTCAAAAACCACCGAATTATTTGTACTGGAGCTATCCAGCTTTCAATTAGAAACTACCTATTCTTTAAAGCCTGCTGCAGCCGTCATCTTAAATCTTAGCGAAGATCATATGGATCGTTACGATAGCATGACTGATTATTTAAAAGCTAAGCAGCGCATTTATGCGGGTTGTGCCACCACCATTATCAATCGCGACGACCCTATCACCTGGCAAAATCTCACTTTCGAAAAAACCTTATCATTTGGCTTAGATGAACCGCAAGAGGGTCAGTTTGGCCTACGTAACGTAGAAGGCAATTATTATTTGGCGCGCGGCACAGAAAATCTCTTAGCGACCAGCAATCTCAAGATCAAGGGTAGACATCAGCTGGCCAATGCACTAGCCGCTTTAGCGCTGGGAGAAGCAGTAAGTTTGCCTATGCCTGCCATGCTAGAGGCATTGAAAAACTTTCAAGGTCTGACACATCGCTGTCAATGGGTCGCGCATTATCATGGGGTAGACTGGTACAATGATTCTAAGGCTACCAATGTCGGCGCCGCCAAGCCTGCCATAGAAGGACTCGGGGCGGATATCCAAGGCAAATTGGTGGTGATCGCCGGCGGACTGGGTAAAAATGCCGATTTCTCACCGCTAAAAGACACCATGAAAAAATATGTGCGCCAATTAATATTAATTGGCAAAGATGCACCACTCATGGCCAATGCACTAAAAGGCAGCGTCAACATCGAACAGGCATCGACGATGGAACAAGCTGTCACGCTAGCACAACAACAGGCACAACCTGGCGATGCCGTGATTCTGGCGCCTGCTTGTGCCAGTTTTGATATGTTTAATAACTTTGAACACCGTGGAGAAGTATTTATGAGTGCAGTGAGAGCCTTAGCATGA